DNA sequence from the Desulfovibrio legallii genome:
CCGCATTATCGCCGCCACCAACACACCCCTGCTGGACGCCGCCCGCAGCGGCGGCTTTCGCGAAGACCTCTACTACCGCCTGGCCGTCATTACTATCCATACGCCCCCTTTGCGGAAACGCAGGGAGGACATCCCGGAGCTTACGGTCTGCTTCCTTACCGCCGCCCACGAAGCGGCCGTGCGCAAGGCTCTGGCCGAGGGCAAACCCGCGCCGACTGGACCGCCCCGCCTCAGCCGCGGCGCACTGGCCCGGCTCATGGCCCATTCCTGGCCCGGCAACGTGCGCGAACTCAAAAACACCCTCACCCGCGCCCTGGCCTTCTGCGAAGGCGACCTGCTGCAGGAGGAGAATATCCAATTGCCCCCGCCGGGCAGCCCTGCCCCGCCGCAAACGCCGCCAGGGACACGTCCCCCTACCGCCCCGGCAGACAACCAGAAAACGCCCACTGACGCGCAGGACGCCGGCGCGCCGGCGGGCCCGCTGGTACGCCGCGTCCCCGCACCGCAGGCCCCAGACGCCCCTGATGCCGCAGACGCCGCAGACGCCCCAGACGCCCCTGACAGCGCCCCGCCAACCGCCGCGCCGGAGCCCGACGTCCTCCTGCTGGCGGCCCGCCGGGCCGGGCAAGAAGGCCGCCTCAACAGGCGCATCCTGCGGACCTGGCCCTTACTGACGGCCAAGGGATCTGTCAGCCGCCAGGAGTACCAGGGCCTGGTCGGCGAAGACATTTCCGTGCGCACGGCCCTTTACGATCTGCAGCTGCTGGTGACCCTGGGCCTGCTGCGCCGGGAGGGCCGGGGTCCGGCCCAACGCTATCTGCTTACAGATCTGGGAAAAACCGCTGTTGCCCCTCAGTCCCAAACCCACGGCACGTCACAGAAGGCCGTGGAACCGTAAAGGAGGCCCCCATGCTGCCTCTGCTGCGCAAACTCATAGGCCGCCCGCCCGCGCGCCCCGGACGCGAACAGGCCCTGGCTTCGTTCAACAGCCGCTACAAAGACTTCAAGGAGCTGCTCCAGGCCAACGCGGACCTGGCCGGCGTGCTGGCCGCCCTGGACCAGGCCCAGCGCGGGGACAAAAGCATGGACGTGGGCCAGGTGCGCAAAAACGCGCGCCGGGCCGTGGTCTTCAGCGAGCGCATGGCCACAGCCCTCAACCACCTGGCCAACGGCGGCCAGACGGCCCTGCTGCGCACGGTGCGGGCCCTGGGCGCACGCATTGAAACAGAGCTGAGCCAACATGCCCAGGGCGACGTGGCCCAGCTGGTCCTTTCTCTGGATGAGGTGGACGCCAGCATGGCCTACAGCGTGGGCGGCAAAAACGCCAACCTGGGCGAACTGCGCAACATGCTCGCCATGCCCGTGCCGCGCGGCTTTGCCATCACTATTCAGGCGGGCAACATGTTTCTGCTGCGCACGCCCGGCCTGTTCAAAAGCATTTATGACCTGCTGCGCTCCGTGGATCCGGACAAACCCCAAGACATTGCCCTCATTGCACGCCAGGTGGAGCAACGCCTCCTGGCGGCCCCCATGCCGCCAGAAGTGGAAACGGCCCTGCTGGGAGCCTGGGACGCGGCCTTCGGCACCGGCGCGGACGTGGTGGCCGCCCTGCGCTCCAGCGCCATAGCCGAAGACGGCGTGCAGTCCTTTGCTGGCCAGTACCGCAGCATCCTGGGCGTAACCCGGCAGGATCTGCTCATGGCCTTCCGTCAGGTCATGGCCAGCCTCTTCTCCGCTCGCGCCTTGGCTTACCGCGCCGGGCACGGCTACGCCCTGGACGCCACGGGCATGGGCCTGTGCTGTCTGGAAATGGTCCGGGCCAAGGCGGCGGGCGTGGCTTTTTCACGCCATCCCGTAGACCTGCGCTCTAACTGCGTGGTCGTCAACGGGCTCTGGGGCCTGGGCGAAATGGTGGTGGACGGCTCCGGCACGCCGGACCAATGGCTGGTTTCGCGCGCCACGGGCAAAATCGTCAAGGCCGCCATAGCTCACAAAGAAATGCGCCTGCGCCTTTCCCGCACGCCGGGCGGTCTGGTGGAAGGCCTGCTGGAACCCGTGCCCGACGCCCTGCGCGACGTGCCCTGCCTGAGCGACGACCAGGCCCGCGCCCTGGCCCGCATGGTGCTGGATCTGGAACGCCACTACCAGTACCCCCAGGACATGGAATGGGCTGTGGACGAGGATGATCAGATTGTCCTGCTGCAAACCCGCCCCATGGGCCTGGACAGCACGGCCGAACTGGCCACTGCCCCGGCCCTGGGGCACCTGCGGCCCCTGCTGGCCGACGGCGACGTGGCCGCCAGGGGCGTGGGCTGCGGCCCCGTGACCCCCGTGGTCGAAGGCGAGGATATGACCCACTTTCCCGAAGGCGCGGTCATGCTTCTGGCCCACTCCTCCCCCAACGCCATGACGGCCATGCGCCGGGCCGCCGCCATCGTGGCGGAAACGGGCAGCCTCACCGGGCACATGGCCTCCCTCTGCCGGGAATTCGGCGTGCCCACAGTTATGAATCTGCCCGGAGCCATGAGTCTGCTCGCCCCCGGCCAGGTGGTGACCGTGGACGCCCTGTCCGGCCGGGTCTACGACGGCGAGGTGCCGGAACTCTTGCCCCTGCGTCTGGTGCGCCCCCGCAGCCGGACAGACAGCCCGGCCCTCATGTTGCTCCGGCGCGTAGCCCCCTATATCCTGCCTCTGCACCTGGTGGATCCACAAGCCGCCACCTTCAGCCCGGAGCACTGCACATCCCTGCACGACGTCATGCGCTACGCCCACGAGCTGAGCTACAGCCAGATGTTCCAGATCTCGGACAGCGTCAGCGAAAAAGACGCCGGTCTTGCCTGTCGGCTCACGGCCCCCATCCCCCTGGACCTCTACATCATTGACCTGGGCGGCGGCCTGCATGCCTCCGGCGCGACCACCGTCACCCCCGAAGACGTATGCAGCGCCCCTTTCCGCTGTCTGCTCCGGGGCATGCTCAGCCCGGCGGTACAGGCGCACGGGCCGCGCCCTGTGAACATGCGCGGCTTTCTCTCGGTCATGAGCCAGAGCGTCATCGGCGGCAATCAGGAATCCGGCGCGCGCTTCGGCCAGCGCAGCTACGCCATCATTTCCGACCGCTACCTCAACTTCTCCTCCCGCGTGGGCTACCACTACGCCATCGTGGACAGCTGGTGCGGCGAAACCCTCAGTAAAAACTACGTCCGCTTTGAGTTCGCCGGCGGGGCCGCCGGCAATGCGCAGCGCGAACGGCGCGTGCGCTGCATCGGACTGATCCTCAAAGAACTCGGCTTTACCGTGGAGATTACCGGTGATAGAATACGGGCACGCTTCCAAAAGTACCCGCGCCACGACCTCTGTACGCGTCTGGACCAATTGGGGCGTCTTTTAATCATGACCCGCCAGATGGATATGCTCATGGTGGACGAAGCAGCCGTGCAAACCTACGCCACCAAATTTCTCAACGGCGCATACCACTGACCGGGACAGTTGCGCGCCAGCGCGACGCTCCGCCGGAAGGCCCTCCCCCAGCCCACCCCGGCCCACCTTTTTGCTCCGAGGCCCCATGCCGCCCCACGCTTTCACCGCGCCCAACGCCGCACAAACCCCCAGCCCGACGCCCCCCCCGGACGCCGCGCCCCAACGCCTCCTCAGCCGCGACTTTATCCTGCTATTCTGCATGACCATGTTCTGCAACAGCTTTGTGGCCGTCTTCTACTGCTTTGAACAATGGCTGGAAAGACTCGCCGTCAGCCCCAACTGGCGCGGCGTGCTCATTTCCTCCATGTTCGCCATGGTGCTGCTGTTCCGCCCCCTGTCCAGCATTTTCTTCCTGCGTCGGGGCAAACTGCTGGCCGTGGGCACGGCCATCCTTATTTCCAGCGGCGTCATG
Encoded proteins:
- a CDS encoding PEP/pyruvate-binding domain-containing protein, which gives rise to MLPLLRKLIGRPPARPGREQALASFNSRYKDFKELLQANADLAGVLAALDQAQRGDKSMDVGQVRKNARRAVVFSERMATALNHLANGGQTALLRTVRALGARIETELSQHAQGDVAQLVLSLDEVDASMAYSVGGKNANLGELRNMLAMPVPRGFAITIQAGNMFLLRTPGLFKSIYDLLRSVDPDKPQDIALIARQVEQRLLAAPMPPEVETALLGAWDAAFGTGADVVAALRSSAIAEDGVQSFAGQYRSILGVTRQDLLMAFRQVMASLFSARALAYRAGHGYALDATGMGLCCLEMVRAKAAGVAFSRHPVDLRSNCVVVNGLWGLGEMVVDGSGTPDQWLVSRATGKIVKAAIAHKEMRLRLSRTPGGLVEGLLEPVPDALRDVPCLSDDQARALARMVLDLERHYQYPQDMEWAVDEDDQIVLLQTRPMGLDSTAELATAPALGHLRPLLADGDVAARGVGCGPVTPVVEGEDMTHFPEGAVMLLAHSSPNAMTAMRRAAAIVAETGSLTGHMASLCREFGVPTVMNLPGAMSLLAPGQVVTVDALSGRVYDGEVPELLPLRLVRPRSRTDSPALMLLRRVAPYILPLHLVDPQAATFSPEHCTSLHDVMRYAHELSYSQMFQISDSVSEKDAGLACRLTAPIPLDLYIIDLGGGLHASGATTVTPEDVCSAPFRCLLRGMLSPAVQAHGPRPVNMRGFLSVMSQSVIGGNQESGARFGQRSYAIISDRYLNFSSRVGYHYAIVDSWCGETLSKNYVRFEFAGGAAGNAQRERRVRCIGLILKELGFTVEITGDRIRARFQKYPRHDLCTRLDQLGRLLIMTRQMDMLMVDEAAVQTYATKFLNGAYH